ataattgagatgcctaaataaataattgacaCTAACAATGCCTTGCTTAATATTATACATTTCTATCTAATTTCTTGTCTCTATCAAATTTGctttataactttattaaagTAAGACAGCTAAAATctcaaattcaattaattttccAATTCTATTACAAGATATTttgaactaataataatttgaaaactactaatttttcaaaaaagtaAATCTGAATAATATGAATACAATCAGATCTGCAAACAGCAGCCAGACTGAACATGACCCTTGTAAAATCCAGAAGCTTCAATCTTTGTCCACGTCAGACTCTTAATGTCCATTTGATAAGCATTATGTGGGCCATCCTCTTCCGCCGAACCAATCACAAATAATTTCCCCTGCCACGCTGTCACATAAGCAACCCTTGCCACGTCATCTGGCACCCTATCACGCACTACCCAGCTGGAACCCACTTGACACGTCACCTCTCCGTTCTTACACATGTAAACCATGTCATTGTCATCCCCACCGTCCACCACGCAATTACTAGGACAGCTGGCAGATTCTAAGAAATCCTTACGAACAGAATCCCATTTCTGATTTGCCACGTCCAATGATTCTGAGTCTGACTCGAACTCACCTTGTTTGTCTGTAATATAACCACCGATGACCTGGAATTTGCCACGTAGGAATATGCCCTTACCTTCGTCTCGCTCCCTCGCCATGTCAGGTAACTTTTCCCACTTATCATTCGCCACGTCATACGCAAGGGCAGATTTCAATGCGTTCTTTTCCTCGTCGTGTCCGCCTGCCACGTAGATCATCCGCTCCGAATCAGACGCGGCGGCAAAGAACAGTCTCTGCTGACCTGGCATGCCAGCTCCGCACCGCCATTCGCCGgagacaaaattataaataaaaaccgAATTACAAACTTGCCATGTTTCCGGGTCACACCCACCCAATACTACAAGATCCGACCCGACTCCAATAACATGACAGAACAAGGGTAAACCCGCCGGAAACCACGGCAAAGGAGGAAGATCCGACCAGTTACCACCGGATTCTGGATCACAAAGAGTTAAGCGGTAAATAGGGGCCGAGCCCCATAGCTTGGTGGATCCCGGATTCAAACTTGGGTCGACCCATGCCTGCACTAGAACTAAAAGACACTGTGACAAGCCGGCAACTTTCCTGCTCCGGCGAAACTCCGGCAGCTCGATTTCAGCCTTCCAAGCTTTGCAAACTGTTGAAGAAACAGCAAATCCGTCGGCCGGAATTCGCATTAGGCACTCGACGGCCAGTTCATTGGGTAGACCGGGAATAAGCTCCTTGATTATTGTCCTCATGTagagagtagagagagaaacaatgGATTTGAGGTAGTTTATGATGTCTCTTTAATGTTCTAGAGAGATCTATTTATAGGAAGAAGATAGAACAGTAAAAAGGTAAAAAGAAGGAAACCAAGGGAATATATAGCTGCTGAAtgtctattttataaaaataacttttaaaaagtGAGTCAAAATTACTTATCaagaatcaaaattatatttatatattctaacttaaaaaaaaagtgtaaattttatttaaaataatcaaaatgttaAGTCAAATTTTTTTCCACACATAATatccaactttttttttaaaaaattgacattacttaaattatttttccatttaaatcaaacattaaatctttctttatcaatttttttttctttttattccaTAATTATCCATTTTCTTCTAACTTTTCTCTTTATCTTTATCTCCATCTCTAATCTCCATCTCTAATATGCATAGGGATTGTATAAACAGATCACTTtctaaaataaaactaattaatgaaaCTGAGACCTTATCCTTGTAGGCAATTCATTCAACCTCTATCCCTCTACACACCATATTATCATATCTCATTTTATTCCTACTTTTAATTCAAATGGAAAGAGAGATAAACATAaatctctttatattataaaccaaaaataaattatattaaattgagtCTTTATAACTAACTAAacagattaattttaaaacaacccaaaaaaattataaaattaagaattaaattacaACAAGTTCAACTAAAATGACATTacatgatttaaaattaatagattatattaaattgacAGTAGATTTTTATCACATAATTCATTTTGAATCATGTAATGTCATTTTAGTTGAACTTGTTATAgttcaattcttaattttacagtttttttaaagttataaagtctcaatttaatataatctatttttgaattataatataaagagattGTGTTTATCCTCACtccatttgaattaaaaatatggatagAAGTTGAATGAACTACTTTTAGGTTTTAGGAAGGGACTTGTCTACACAATCTCTATGTATATTAGAGAAGAGATGAAGAGGAAAAAAGTTAAGAAGAAAAATGGATAGTTGTGGGATaaagagtgagaaagaatggaTAAGgacaatttttaatgttttgtttgaatgaaaaaaataattaaagtaatgacaatataaaaataaatagaaaatatatggATAATATATGTGGCAAAAAATTTGACGGTGTttaatatttctgttatttcaaataaatttgatacttttataaaagttaataaatataaatagagttttaatacttaataagtaaatttgacacattcttataacttggtgtgtaaaattcGTATTTTCcccaataattattattatagttttggATTAATTACATCCAACAACGGGTTGATcgtaaaaattatatatgcacAAGTTTCAATCATAGTAATTAAACTGTTGAGGTGTTctttgccattgcgggcgggttttttaaattccgggtaaacgggtcagggttttcttttagaaaacgggttagagtataaatactttttttgggtatttttctcataacagagcaaatagagagagagtgaattacagatctagggttttctggtttccttcttcttcttgttctttggctgatctagagtgagagattggggaagtttttgattgtggagtagtccaatcattcctagtgtaatcacttctttcatttgagagcagggcatgtaagtttctactattgacatttgtttgatttagtgaaacttatccctcccgtggacgtaggtcgattttgaccaaaccacgtatattgtgttgtcgtttattgctttgtgctatttcagttcttggtaatctgtttatcatcatagacgatttggaatctgatttgctacaggttttgatttctaagaagatacatagttttgctgttgcaaaacccaacagtggtattagagctgtattgattggttatctgttttaacattggagcagagtgctctgctggttatttggcgaaattcatagaaaagatcaactggtttctttgctggtgtttttgtcaattgttaaggcagtaataatggggaaatctagacctgatatggtgagtctgaatggtacaaactacaagCAATGAAAACTGGTGATtagtgatctgttagtttcagatgatttgaatgaagcaattgaaaatgagagtgttagacctgagactacaaaagaggctgattggaaaaagacagATAGAAAGGCTTGCATctttattcgttcctgggttggtgtaaatgttgtgcaccatgttgagaatgagactacggtgtatggtgtgtggagcaaacttgaagctctctatactgggaggtcagcagggaataaagcagcactggtacgaagactagtgaatctgaagtacattgataataaatcaattgctaagcatttgaatgaatttcaaaatattttgaatcagctgagtagtatgaagataaactttgatgatgaggtacaatcacttttagtccttggatctttgcctgcaagttgggagaaacttattatcactctcagcaactcagcaccaaatggtaaattcaacatggcatttgtcaccagttccttacttgattaggagaatcgaaagggggataaaccctctaagttTGATATGTTGGTGgttgatagaggaagatcaaaggataatataagtggttcgagcaggggaaagtctagaagcaagtctagagctccaaagaaggatggtgcttgccattactgtggcaaattgggtcactggaaaaacgagtgctggaaatttaaaaatgatcaaGCGTAGGGTACAGTGAAGcctagagaaaagaaagaacagagtgcagatacatctgcttatgcttcagatggtgaactgacatttgcttctaactgtcaagacttctgtcttagcacatcttcaaatgaaacagcatagattgttgacacaggtgcctcattccatattactccacacaaaggttacttccagtcctacaaagctggtgattatggtgagcttcgcatgggtaacagtggtgtgtccaagatagttggttttggtgatgttagaatcgagacaaacatgggctgcttcatgacattgagagatgtaagacatgttcctgatttgagaatgaatttgatttcagcaggtaagctcgatgatggaggctaccataatgtttttagtggtggagcatggaagctaagcaagggttcattggttgttgcacgaggtaagaaatgttgtttcttatacaagacaaatttgaaaattgtctatgatgcaacATATTTTGTTgtgatggagtcatcctctgagttgtggcacaagagactcggtcacattagtgaaaaggggctaaatgttttgatcaagaggaatgagctgctgaatctcaaggatgctcaccttgaaaattgtgagcattgcttgaagggtaagcagaacatagtctccttcagtaagtcaaaagtggaactgaaaaagaatgtccttgaattggtccatacagatgtttgtggtcctatgaagattaaatacataggtggtgcttcctattttgtaacattcatagacgatgcatctaggaaggtttgggcttatgctataaagtccaaggatgaggttgcagcaaagtttgaggtctttcacaaactagttgaaagagagacaggaagaaaactaatgagggtgcggtcagataacgggggagagtacataggcttatttgatgattattgcaaagagcagggtattcgacatgaacagactgtgccTAAGACTCcgcaacaaaatggtgtggcagagaggatgaacagaataATGTTagaacggatgaggagtatgctctcccattcCAGGTTGGCTAAGAATTTttgggctgaagccatgagcactgtagtgtatgtgatcaactgttctccctccaagccattgaataataagtgtgcagaaagcgtctggtcaggtaaagatgttaattatgactatttacgtgtttttggttgcagagcttttgtgcatgttccaaagatgagaggtctaagctagatgcaaaaaccaaacaatgcatatttttggggtatggtgatgaaaagtggggatacaggtgttatgacccagttgataaaaaggttttgagaagccgagatgtgGTATTTCTTGAAGATtggactattgagaattttgaagatggtgaaaagcttgatgcatacatacgtgacctttctAGTCTTGAGTTGTctaatgatgttgaggagacaaggccacatgtagcttcagactcagatagtgatgatgatgttcctcagggtcaagATATAGACCATGGAAATGATACCaatactgaaactgatcttggtgataatgttgaggttgattttgatgttcaacaagaagatggaaatcaatagaatcaacaaacagaggtacttaggaggtctactaaggagaaaagatcaagttctaagtaccctgctacagagtatgtccttctaactgattgtggggagcctatatgttacaaggaggctcttgaggatgctcataaaGAAGAATGGATAGCttccatggatgaagagatgaagtcattgctgaaaaatggcacatatgaacTGGTTCAAAACCAAAGAAcataaaagtattacaaaataaatgggtgtacaagatcaagcaagaaggtgatgatagcaagacaagatacaaggctaggctggtagtcaaaggttttggccagaggcatggaatcgattatgatgaaattttctcaccggtagtgaagatgacttctatccgggtggtgttaagtctagctgcttatatggatcttgaggttgaacagcttgatgtcaagactgcatttcttcatggtgatttggatgaagatgtttatatggagcaacatGAATGttacaataagaaaggtgaggaaaacaaggtgtgcaaacttgtcaaaagtctgtacggtttgaagcaagaaCCAAGACaatggtatcttaagtttgagtcgttcatgaccatccatgggtacatgaagacgtctacagatcattgtgtctttgtgcaaaagtttgtttctaatgattttattatacttctcctatatgttgatgacatgttgattgttgggagagacaagctcaagattgccaagttgaaaaaggatttggctaagtcttttgagatgaaagacttgggtccagcaagacaaattcttggaatgcaggtcattcgtgatcgggtgaagaaaagactatggttgtctcaagagagagatattgagaagattctaaaacgactctgtatggacaaggcaaagtcagttgcttgtccattggcaacacacttgaaaataaataagacaatgtctcccaaggatgaagaggaaagacaagaaatgtgcagtgttccatatgcttcagcaataagtagtctgatgtatgcaatggtctatacaagaccggatatagctcatgcggttagagtacttagtcgttttctttcaaatcctggtaagacacactgggaagcggttaagtggctaatgagatatcttcgagggacctccaaatacgctttgtgttatggtactggaaagccacgtgttgaagggttttttgattcagatatgagtggtgatattgacacaatgagatcaacttcagggtatttgtttacttttggaggaggagttgtatcatagtagtctcgtctacagaaatgtgttgctttgtctaatacagaagctgaatatattctcattactgaatgttgtaaagaaatgagatggatgaaagaattgttgaaagaaataggcATTGCACAAGACAATTTTATGGTATTTAGTGACTCCAAGAAttcaagtttccattcacgttctaAACatatccaaagaaggtaccattggatccgtgaagtgctcgagaagaaggagttatacttggagaaagtgcatacagatgagaacgggtcagatatgatgacaaagggcttgccaagaggtaagcatgagatatgttgtgccaaagcctgaatggttctggcaggagcgtcacgatgatgaatgtttatagcaacattctcccatggctcggaagggggagaattgttgaggtgttccttgccattgcgggcgggttttttaaattccgggtaaacgggtcagggttttcttttagaaaacaagaaaacgggttagagtatgaATACTTTTTTgggggtatttttctcataacagagcaaatagagagagagtggaatacagatctagggttttctggtttccttcttcttcttgttatttggctgatccagagtgagagattgggggagcttttgattgtggagtagtccaatcattcctagtgtaatcacttctttcatttgagagcagggcatgtaagtttctattattgacatttgtttgatttagtgaaacttatccctcccgtggacgtaagTCGATTtagaccgaaccacgtatattgtgttgtcgtttatttctttgtgctatttcagttcttggtaatctgtttatcgtcatagacgatttggaatctgatttgctacaggttttgatttctaagaagatccatagttttgctgttgcaaaacctaACATAAACAACCTTGTTTATAAAGCTAATATGGTTTGTCGATCATTTTCATCAATTATCGATGCTCCACTTTCGTACCCATGGGTACTTTACATCGAATCTGTGTCATCTTCATGTAAAATAATGGAGGTTTTGCTTGTTTGGATTGTCTTCTTCCTTTATGATAATCAGaacaagaaattataattaaaaatagatgtTTCATTTGTTTAAACCTTAGGacaaagtatatataatatatcttaaaaattattatacaattaatatattcctattaacttaaaacgtttgaagtgaaaattataatttttcatccAAGTTTGTGGTTTGAtcaatttttaagtttattgtttttaaatgattgagatatataaaaatttgataaataataatatatattttttagttggATTTAAGCCCGTTATAATCCCTACATAAATTCGATAATCTTCgttatttttgtaaatcttAAAGTATTAATAGATTAAGCTTAACTCTTATTTCTTCCTCAATATTCGGTATTCTGTCTAATTATATCATCTTGGGGAATATATTCTCCCCTTAATTAGCTTGTACATATATAATGGATGGAGTTTTGTGAATGAAATGTATCATCAAAGTGGAGATCAatcacaataaatatatatatatatatatgagcaaaAGATCTATAATTTGGCTTAGGATTAATTAAATCGAACAATAATTTATGGTTTCTTTAAGTTTCAAGAgatacaatttatatatatatatatatatatatatatatatatatttttatataacgatgcttaattttcaaagtatccggattgttaggtcgagagttgtggttaattttgatatatatgtgagagtaaatgaatactttagtcggattgtaggttgaccgcccataaacttaaaacggttatgtatgtttcgaacttgcaacctaacaaaaacaagtacaaccctttaatcaaGTGTGATTGGTATGTGATTTGCCAAAAAATAATAGGCTagtaacaattgaaagtggttaaaaatataaactaaatatttgattgactcAAGTCTGAGGTCAcgatgataaatattaaaaaaatatgaatcgtatatttgatataccaaagtaaaagtgtaaggtcacgagatgagaggttcattagaaaaaaaatatatgaaaagatgagttgtttaatcgaagtgaataaaatgtaaaattagagtattttattttttattttaatatattattcgtgatttattaaaaaatttaaatattgaataaatattattaaaagtttgcATCGTACATAAATTTTCAAAGAATAAAGGGACGATGTggtcttgaaaaataaatcatgtctaatgatgttttaaaaaaaatattgttgtttcgGTTTCATAGTGATtacgatatttttatttaaaaaaaatattgtttttgtgtCTTGTATAGGTGTCACTTCACATAAATGTctattattgaaatatttgaatattgaaTGAATTATTGGGTAGTTATAGAAATAAATGAGCATGAGGAACTTTGGAAATTAGTGAAAActctaaatattttcttggatCAACATTGCTATCTAGTCACACTTTCTTATAGGACCCCCAAGGAAATTAAAGTAAGATTACACCCATCAATATATATTCCCTCAAatcattcattaattataaaaaaaatagactcAAACTTTTGTAAGTTATTGGTCTCTTTTGATCTAGAAATTCTCCATGTTCTTTTGATATTGAATAATATAGTTTTCATCTagtaagatttaaaaaaaaaaaactcaataaaccTCCCCCACATATATTGAATGATGGTCCACATTTtgtctaattaataatttatgtataaagGTTTTTCATCATGTTTTTTACAACTTCataaaaagatataaatatatatagtgagagtttcattttgttttatatgttaGTCATATACTCATAGCAACCATATGGtgattgagatattgaaattatttttttttcaaatatttaactttaaaaatgtTTAGATTAAAAGGGTTGATAGTTTAAGTGTGAATTTTAAAGTTAGGTACTACTTAGAGGgcatatttattagtttatcaattatttaataaaattattccaaTGTTAatgtttatttgttattatttcaacacttttataaaacaaatgagatattatttaatttattaattaaaatattaaaatattattaactaataatatatatatatatatattatatatatattaatatcttataagtatattttttttaaaagaacatATTCATAAAATTCTACCgttcaacattttttaaataaattaaattttatttaattaattttaaaccgacCTTGATAATATAAAACACACCaaccattaatatattttttattattatttataattgaaaccaaattaaaatttataaaaaattatcaataatttatgaatttatagtCAATTACCTATCTTCTCCCTCCATATTTagatagattattatttttttataaactttttaaaggattttgttcaatttttataaatattcttttttcctcgtattaatatcattttaattgtcaaatcaataattttatctattaaaatgtattataataatttaataattaaaaatcaaataaattatttattaataagaattGTTTCAGAAAAACTAAACTTATCATGTGATCcttgaaaacaaaaacaaaaaataaattgccaaaaatgttaaaatttattttttttataaataaacttaaccACACAAATTtgaagataattaatttttctaaggTGCCATCCTGTAACCTTCTAGAAGCCAAGTACATACAAATCTACTATATAAAAGTTGTACCATGATCATGACTATTCGATATACATTTTttctcataattattttatttgaaaaaacaaaattcttaTATTAAAGTATTTGATAACCAAAAATAACGaggaattattttaaattttattaatatttatatatctaagATAACATAAAagtattttgagaaaaaaattatttctctgGATATTAAAAcatcttaattataaaaatatcgaGAGatggtattttaaaattatttatggttTCATCtaatcaaagataaaaaaaaagtatttctaaataattcagtgattatttcatatttattagcaaaatattaattcaagagtTTGTTTTGATGTTcagtattttgaaatttttattgaatttaaaaattaaaaagtattgtTCAATGGAAAAGGTATGTTATTTTGAGTATTtgatttgtaaaattattataagaatttttttatttttttaaaatttataaaactattgtATATTTGGTTGTTCTAATAGATAAATTGagtgattaatgaattaattaaaacattaacatgtgaatttaattaaaactaaaggAAAAACTCAATATTATCCGCTCGTATAGTTAAGATTCTATGTCCAACCGacagtatttattattattctcttaaatcaatatgaatatttattttatttaaaaaaaaaggcctatatatattaaaatgaataaaaaaaatctttaatcataataaaaaaaacatgataagaaaataaccaaaaaaataaaaatataatatttaataagttattgagCTCGTAAATTTTTGAGAATAACGATTAACTTCTCGTCCGACACTACAAGTTTTCTGAACGAATCTCATAAAggatcataataatagtattatgcattatacgcatcggacgactacgGTTATTGAAAGTTTGACGATTTATCTCCAACCAACAGATAGTTCACCAAAgaataattgggatgataagccaaatatgtaggtctgtcatatcagtcgcatcaatccaaacttttcAGTAACTACTAAAGACTTGGGCATCACccaataaatatcaataatattttacaaaaaacttcaaatactagtcacctTTCGACAATGTAGAAGTAAATGAGTTATCAATTCAACATTTTCTTGACACATACGATTAGccataaaacaatattttttcaatatgaACATTTATAATAgagtatattattattgtatatatattttttttaaatttaaagagtTATTATATACATGatcctatatatattaataatcatgTTTCAGTTTAAATAAGAAACAATTATAATAACTCTCAAAATTATTCGTTATTGGAAATGCTTAAAAATTTCAGTCTCTCTTATCTAAATTATCTCGTTTGAGGTGGTTTTCTCTCCATTTAACCGGTAATTGACAAGGAATTAAACCGTAGATATTTATATTCTCGTCTtgaacactataaatataattaattattcatatatttatttaattttaatataattcacaagtttaaagttatttttttgtaataatattaattttaaatatattatactatatattatataaaataaatattttacataattttttctttttaaaagtcAAACTAAATGTGATTTAAAAGCAAActctaaaaatgattaaattattttctcacTTCTATATTTAAATGGAGTGGTTAGACTAACAAACAACATATTGACATGCTCTTTAATAACTTAGGTCCATGATTCACTTAAATAACTTAAACGAAATATTACCCATTTCTTATATCTTTGTAATAGATCTGGAAagataattaaatcaattattgctgtctaataataatattgtaaccCCGAAAAATCCCTAGTATGTTGCTTAGCACGTACTACACGTGGCAATACGGAGATTCGAAATAACTCAAAGTTTGATGGTTTCAACCTTAGtttacatttcaattttttttttaatacaacattattttttaaagattttgacaaTAACTGACAACTttcaaaatcaatttatgtaaaaataattaattttataccagttttaataatttgagaatttatTGTAACCAAATgacaatttgatttaaaattcagtttaaattaatcgaatgaatttaatttaaaaaaatattatttatttgaaaatagaatcgttaaattattttagaaagatTAGTAAAATACACGTGCATgacttgttttttattttaaaattacgatgcttcatttatttttttggaatgcCTTGAGTGCATTACTTGAGggttttttttcatattctgGAAAATTCCCTAACACTAGTTTAAAGATTTCACCTtcttatcttttgaaaatacCCCTAGCACTACTTTATGGTTTTtccatgttattttttttttgaaaaatggtcCTAGCACTTGTCTagaattttccattttttattacGAGCTAATGTTGCATTGATCTCTCCCTCGGTTTAGAACGAATCCTGGATAAAAACATGTTTGGAGtctcatttcaatttttaattttggacCGTCTCATAAGGAGA
This sequence is a window from Impatiens glandulifera unplaced genomic scaffold, dImpGla2.1, whole genome shotgun sequence. Protein-coding genes within it:
- the LOC124918522 gene encoding F-box/kelch-repeat protein At1g80440-like, translating into MRTIIKELIPGLPNELAVECLMRIPADGFAVSSTVCKAWKAEIELPEFRRSRKVAGLSQCLLVLVQAWVDPSLNPGSTKLWGSAPIYRLTLCDPESGGNWSDLPPLPWFPAGLPLFCHVIGVGSDLVVLGGCDPETWQVCNSVFIYNFVSGEWRCGAGMPGQQRLFFAAASDSERMIYVAGGHDEEKNALKSALAYDVANDKWEKLPDMARERDEGKGIFLRGKFQVIGGYITDKQGEFESDSESLDVANQKWDSVRKDFLESASCPSNCVVDGGDDNDMVYMCKNGEVTCQVGSSWVVRDRVPDDVARVAYVTAWQGKLFVIGSAEEDGPHNAYQMDIKSLTWTKIEASGFYKGHVQSGCCLQI